The genomic segment aaaacaaaaaattaaataccttacaGTTATGATTGCAGCAAAACTTTCCACCAGTTCCAagttgctgctgtcgttgttcTCGGCGGAAATTCGCGGTAAAAATGCCTACCAaagatgcagctgctgcggtgcatgttgttttttttttttttttgtgtagaGTCACCacaagtccccccccccccaaaatgaaGGGTTTCTTTACTGGGAACGTTGCTATCGTATCGGCTTTGGTCCACAAAGCAGGGTCCACAATAGTTCCGTTCGCACCCCAGGACAATGTAGGACAATGATGCATGCGTctgccgatggccgatgacAGGGCACGGGCGACCGCGAGTCGCGAATCTTCCAGCGCATGCTAACTGCTGTCCGGTAGGAGTGATAGATTGGCTCTCAGATCGATCCACTCGTTGCGCTCGTTCTGGGCACCATGTTCACCGGCTCGTCACCTGTCAGCCACGAACATGGTGCCCCagatataaatatatatataaaacaCACATCACTGGGGCGTCCCCCTGTCTCCAGTCTGTCAAAGCGCGATATAAAGCgcgcaccgaccaccggtccaccggttcGTAACGGAGCACGCACCGATAAGCTCTCGATCCTTGGCCGCCTCGATCCccgttctctttctcgcccaagcgccattcgtcgtcgtcgtcgtcgtcgccgtgtgCCGGAAAATGGCTCGCTCTTTTCctctgttgctggtgcagctgctgctggtggtgtcgccGGTGGCACTGTGGACCCTGGCTGCCGGCTGGACCGTACGCCCGATGAACGTCAACTGTCCGGTGCCGAGCTGTGTCACCCAGCAGGACCTCAACACGCTGTGGGCCGCACCGGACGCGACGCAGTTCGTGCGATGCCGCCCGGCCCCGACCGGCTACTGGATGACGGAGCAGAAGACGTGCGCCCCCGGCACCCTGTTCCAGTTCTCCCGGCAGGCCTGCGTTACCGCGACCGACT from the Anopheles aquasalis chromosome X, idAnoAquaMG_Q_19, whole genome shotgun sequence genome contains:
- the LOC126569421 gene encoding uncharacterized protein LOC126569421; its protein translation is MARSFPLLLVQLLLVVSPVALWTLAAGWTVRPMNVNCPVPSCVTQQDLNTLWAAPDATQFVRCRPAPTGYWMTEQKTCAPGTLFQFSRQACVTATDWSSC